The following coding sequences lie in one Lysobacter capsici genomic window:
- a CDS encoding YciI family protein — protein MRFMMLMIPQGYESAAPGTLPSAEQIETMTAYNHSLQQAGVLIALDGLHPPSMGARISFPKGQPPRVVDGPFPEAKEVLGGYWMLEVASREEAIEWARRCPASENETIEIRQVMGMEDFPEDVQKAVGEL, from the coding sequence ATGCGCTTCATGATGTTGATGATCCCCCAAGGCTACGAATCGGCCGCGCCCGGCACCCTGCCCAGCGCCGAACAGATCGAGACGATGACGGCCTACAACCACTCGCTGCAGCAAGCCGGCGTGCTGATCGCGCTCGACGGCCTGCATCCGCCGTCGATGGGCGCGCGGATCAGTTTTCCCAAGGGCCAGCCGCCGCGGGTCGTCGACGGACCGTTCCCGGAAGCCAAGGAAGTGCTCGGCGGTTACTGGATGCTCGAGGTCGCCTCGCGCGAGGAAGCGATCGAATGGGCCAGGCGTTGTCCGGCTTCGGAAAACGAAACCATCGAGATTCGCCAGGTGATGGGAATGGAGGATTTTCCCGAGGACGTGCAAAAAGCGGTCGGCGAGCTGTAA